From a single Miscanthus floridulus cultivar M001 chromosome 8, ASM1932011v1, whole genome shotgun sequence genomic region:
- the LOC136478093 gene encoding soluble starch synthase 2-2, chloroplastic/amyloplastic-like, protein MSAAISSSSSAFLLLVASSSPRRRRGRVGAALRSYGYSGAELRLHWTRRDPSRDGAAVVRAAAAPAGGEGEEAAAAGKSSSSKGVAVQGSKAKAVDSTSPPKPVTSAPKQSQSAANQNGTVGSSSASKSAALVSEHKAEPSAPVTKTETDASAKVEELKPAVDDAKPVESIGIAEPVDAKADTAPATDAAASAGDDIEDKEPGPLAGPNVMNVVVVASECAPFCKTGGLGDVVGALPKALARRGHRVMVVIPRYGEYAEARDLGVRRRYRVAGQDSEVTYFHSYIDGVDFVFIEAPPFRHRHNDIYGGERSDILKRMILFCKAAVEVPWYAPCGGTVYGDGNLVFIANDWHTALLPVYLKAYYRDNGLMQYARSVLVIHNIAHQGRGPVDDFVNFDLPEHYIDHFKLFDNIGGDHSNVFAAGLKTADRVVTVSNGYLWELKTSEGGWGLHDIINQNDWKLQGIVNGIDMSEWNPAVDVHLHSDGYTNYTFETLDTGKRQCKAALQRQLGLQVRDDVPLIGFIGRLDGQKGVDLIADAIHWIAGQDVQLVMLGTGRPDLEDMLRRCEAEHNEQVRAWVGFSVPLAHRITAGADILLMPSRFEPCGLNQLYAMAYGTVPVVHAVGGLRDTVAPFDPFNDTGLGWTFDRAEANRLIDALSHCLNTYRNYKESWRGLQARGMAQDLSWDHAAVLYEDVLVKAKYQW, encoded by the exons ATGTCGGCGGCAATCTCTTCCTCGTCCTCGGCTTTTCTCCTCCTCGTCGCGTCCTCCTCGCCGCGGCGCAGGCGGGGCAGGGTGGGCGCTGCTCTGCGCTCGTACGGCTACAGCGGCGCGGAGCTGCGGTTGCATTGGACGCGGCGGGACCCGTCTCGGGATGGAGCGGCGGTAGTGCGCGCCGCAGCGGCGCCGGCCGGGGGTGAGGGCGAGGAGGCCGCGGCGGCAGGGAAGAGCTCCTCGTCCAAGGGGGTCGCCGTGCAGGGCAGCAAGGCCAAG GCTGTAGATTCTACTTCGCCTCCCAAACCTGTGACCTCTGCGCCGAAGCAAAGCCAGAGCGCTGCAAATCAAAACGGAACGGTTGGGAGCAGCAGTGCGAGCAAATCCGCGGCACTGGTATCCGAACACAAAGCTGAACCATCGGCTCCTGTCACCAAGACAGAAACCGATGCCAGTGCGAAGGTTGAAGAGCTGAAGCCCGCAGTGGATGATGCTAAACCCGTGGAAAGCATAGGCATCGCTGAACCGGTGGATGCTAAGGCGGACACCGCTCCAGCTACTGATGCGGCGGCGAGTGCTGGTGATGACATTGAGGACAAGGAACCTGGCCCTTTGGCTGGGCCTAATGTGATGAATGTCGTCGTGGTGGCTTCTGAATGTGCTCCTTTCTGCAAGACCG GTGGCCTTGGAGATGTTGTGGGTGCTTTGCCTAAGGCTTTGGCGAGGAGAGGACACCGTGTTATG GTCGTGATACCAAGATACGGAGAGTATGCAGAAGCCCGGGATTTAGGTGTACGGAGACGTTACAGGGTAGCTGGACAG GATTCAGAAGTTACTTATTTTCACTCTTACATTGATGGAGTTGATTTTGTATTCATAGAAGCCCCTCCCTTCCGGCACCGGCACAATGATATTTATGGAGGAGAAAGATCG GATATTTTGAAGCGCATGATTTTATTCTGCAAGGCCGCTGTTGAG GTTCCATGGTATGCTCCATGTGGCGGCACCGTCTATGGTGATGGCAACTTAGTTTTCATTGCTAATGATTGGCATACTGCACTTCTGCCAGTCTATCTAAAGGCCTATTACCGGGACAATGGTTTGATGCAGTATGCTCGCTCTGTGCTTGTGATACACAACATTGCTCATCAG GGTCGTGGTCCTGTAGACGACTTCGTCAATTTTGACTTGCCTGAACACTACATCGATCACTTCAAACTGTTCGACAATATCGGTGGCGATCACAGCAACGTTTTCGCCGCGGGGCTGAAGACGGCAGACCGGGTGGTGACCGTCAGCAATGGCTACCTGTGGGAGCTGAAGACTTCGGAAGGTGGGTGGGGCCTCCACGACATCATAAATCAGAACGACTGGAAGCTGCAGGGCATCGTGAACGGCATCGACATGAGCGAGTGGAACCCCGCTGTGGACGTGCACCTCCACTCCGACGGCTACACCAACTACACGTTCGAGACGCTGGACACGGGCAAGCGGCAGTGCAAGGCCGCCCTGCAGCGGCAGCTCGGCCTGCAGGTCCGCGACGACGTGCCACTGATTGGGTTCATCGGGCGTCTGGATGGACAGAAGGGCGTGGACCTCATCGCCGACGCGATCCACTGGATCGCGGGGCAGGACGTGCAGCTGGTGATGCTGGGCACCGGGCGCCCCGATCTGGAGGACATGCTGCGGCGGTGCGAGGCGGAGCACAACGAACAGGTGCGCGCGTGGGTCGGGTTCTCGGTTCCCCTGGCGCACCGCATCACGGCGGGCGCGGACATCCTGCTGATGCCGTCGCGGTTCGAGCCGTGCGGGCTGAACCAGCTCTACGCGATGGCGTACGGGACCGTGCCCGTGGTGCACGCCGTGGGCGGGCTCCGGGACACGGTGGCGCCGTTCGACCCGTTCAACGACACCGGGCTCGGGTGGACCTTCGACCGCGCGGAGGCGAACCGTTTGATCGACGCGCTCTCGCACTGCCTCAACACGTACCGGAACTACAAGGAGAGCTGGCGCGGCCTGCAGGCGCGCGGCATGGCACAGGACCTCAGCTGGGACCACGCCGCCGTGCTGTATGAGGACGTGCTTGTCAAGGCCAAGTACCAGTGGTGA
- the LOC136478094 gene encoding geranylgeranyl diphosphate reductase, chloroplastic, translating to MTSLSSAVALPSSFRARPAGGSRRARMVVTRAAASSPKLPNGRRLRVAVVGGGPAGGAAAEALAKGGVETVLIERKMDNCKPCGGAIPLCMVSEFDLPLDLVDRKVRKMKMISPSNVAVDIGRTLAPHEYIGMVRREVLDAYLRSRAQSAGAEVVNGLFLRYEAPKEPNGSYVVHYNHYDSSSSNGKIGGEKRSFEVDAIVGADGANSRVAKDMGAGDYEYAIAFQERVKIPDDRMVYYEERAEMYVGDDVSPDFYGWVFPKCDHVAVGTGTVTHKADIKKFQAATRLRAKDKIEGGKIIRVEAHPIPEHPRPKRVSGRVTLVGDAAGYVTKCSGEGIYFAAKSGRMCAEAIVAGSANGTRMVEESDLRKYLAEFDRLYWPTYKVLDILQKVFYRSNAAREAFVEMCADDYVQKMTFDSYLYKRVVPGNPLDDIKLAVNTIGSLVRATALRREMEKVTL from the exons ATGACCTCCCTCTCCTCCGCCGTGGCACTGCCGTCCTCGTTCCGGGCCCGCCCGGCTGGGGGCAGCCGGAGGGCGCGGATGGTGGTGACGCGCGCGGCGGCGTCCAGCCCGAAGCTGCCGAACGGGCGGCGGCTGCGGGTGGCGGTGGTGGGAGGCGGCCCCGCGGGCGGCGCCGCGGCGGAGGCGCTGGCGAAGGGCGGCGTGGAGACGGTGCTGATCGAGCGGAAGATGGACAACTGCAAGCCCTGCGGCGGCGCCATCCCGCTGTGCATGGTGTCGGAGTTCGACCTGCCGCTCGACCTCGTGGACCGCAAGGTGAGGAAGATGAAAATGATTTCGCCGTCCAATGTCGCCGTCGACATCGGCCGCACGCTCGCGCCCCACGAGTACATCGGGATGGTCAGGCGCGAGGTGCTCGATGCCTACCTCCGCTCACGGGCACAGTCCGCCGGCGCGGAGGTCGTCAACGGCCTCTTCCTAAG GTACGAGGCGCCCAAGGAGCCGAACGGCTCGTACGTGGTGCACTACAACCActacgacagcagcagcagcaacggcAAGATCGGCGGCGAGAAGCGGTCGTTCGAGGTGGACGCGATCGTGGGCGCGGACGGCGCCAACTCCCGCGTGGCCAAGGACATGGGCGCGGGCGACTACGAGTACGCCATCGCCTTCCAGGAGCGCGTCAAGATCCCCGACGACAGGATGGTGTACTACGAGGAGCGCGCGGAGATGTATGTCGGCGACGACGTCTCGCCCGACTTCTACGGCTGGGTGTTCCCCAAGTGCGACCACGTCGCGGTCGGCACCGGCACCGTCACGCACAAGGCCGACATCAAGAAGTTCCAGGCCGCCACGCGCCTGCGCGCCAAGGACAAGATCGAGGGCGGCAAGATCATCCGCGTCGAGGCGCATCCCATCCCCGAGCACCCCAGGCCCAAGAG GGTGTCCGGGCGGGTGACGCTGGTGGGCGACGCCGCGGGGTACGTGACCAAGTGCTCCGGCGAGGGCATCTACTTCGCGGCGAAGAGCGGGCGGATGtgcgccgaggccatcgtggcgGGCTCCGCCAACGGGACGCGGATGGTGGAGGAGAGCGACCTGCGCAAGTACCTGGCCGAGTTCGACCGCCTCTACTGGCCCACGTACAAGGTGCTGGACATCCTGCAGAAGGTGTTCTACCGCTCCAACGCCGCGCGCGAGGCGTTCGTGGAGATGTGCGCCGACGACTACGTGCAGAAGATGACCTTCGACAGCTACCTCTACAAGCGCGTCGTGCCGGGCAACCCGCTCGACGACATCAAGCTCGCCGTCAACACCATCGGCAGCCTCGTCAGGGCCACCGCGCTGCGCCGGGAGATGGAGAAGGTCACCTTGTGA
- the LOC136470597 gene encoding protein RKD3-like, protein MEDRFYEEDEWYFQFQDFNTFQSRSSLFSAQRFCATSTCSESSLSQDELGDLYDVDFPSFWAQMEEGDAHRKSKDGDCEKALIESANVQTVAEIPGRRCVGSSETKKELTFEQVSQHFSVTIKQAARELNVGVTVLKKQCRKLGIPRWPHRKVKSLQKLIDNVQQTVKLLGERLDVMLDQRTIELSQVCFKDEENAQEDGHLTRSVVEFLQVTKKLMEERPDVMLDQRTKHLRQVQV, encoded by the exons ATGGAAGATCGCTTCTACGAGGAAGATGAGTGGTACTTCCAGTTTCAGGATTTCAA TACTTTTCAGTCACGCTCAAGTTTGTTCTCAGCTCAGCGTTTCTGTGCCACCAGTACTTGTTCAGAGAGCAGCTTGTCTCAAG ATGAGCTTGGCGACCTGTATGATGTTGACTTCCCGAGTTTCTGGGCTCAGATGGAGGAGGGCGACGCGCATCGCAAGAGCAAGGACGGCGACTGCGAGAAGGCCCTGATCGAGTCTGCCAATGTGCAGACGGTCGCAGAGATACCAGGACGTCGGTGCGTTGGGTCGTCAGAAACGAAGAAGGAACTGACTTTTGAGCAGGTGTCGCAGCACTTCTCCGTGACGATCAAGCAGGCGGCGCGGGAGCTCAACGTGGGCGTCACCGTCCTGAAGAAGCAATGCCGGAAGCTCGGCATCCCGCGTTGGCCGCACCGGAAGGTGAAGAGTCTGCAGAAGCTCATCGACAACGTCCAG CAGACGGTGAAGCTGCTCGGGGAGAGGctcgatgtgatgctggatcaGAGGACGATAGAGCTCAGTCAGGTGTGCTTCAAGGACGAGGAGAATGCACAAGAGGACGGGCATCTGACCAGGAGCGTGGTGGAATTCCTGCAGGTAACGAAGAAGCTGATGGAGGAGAGGCCCGATGTGATGCTCGATCAGAGGACGAAGCACCTCAGGCAG GTGCAGGTCTGA